In one Denitratisoma sp. genomic region, the following are encoded:
- the recQ gene encoding DNA helicase RecQ, translated as MTSALDILNETFGYPAFRGQQAEIIERVAAGGDALVLMPTGGGKSLCYQIPALLRPGTAIVVSPLIALMQDQVAALREAGVRAACIHSGQDAIESDSAERDFASGQLDLVYVSPERLLSPYFTYLLSQAERHGLALFAIDEAHCVSQWGHDFRPEYLKLGFLHERWPDVPRIALTATADETTRKEIVANLQLGDARIFIASFDRPNIRYQIVEKANARAQLLAFLRAEHAGEAGIVYCLSRRKVEETAAFLCEEGIRALPYHAGMDSPDRERNQTAFLREDGVTMVATIAFGMGIDKPDVRFVAHLDLPKSIEGYYQETGRAGRDGLPADAWMAYGLADVVQQRRMILESPADERHKRVASAKLDALLGLCETTACRRQRLLAYFGEDSGPCGNCDTCLDPPQTWDGTEAVRKALSCVYRTGQRFGAGHVIDVLMGRDDERVRQWGHDRLSTYGIGADIPEKEWRGIFRQMVALGLLAVDHAHGSLVLTAASRPVLKGGQEVPLRRAPEKKKAATTKSRRIDADLSAEEHALWERLRAWRAATAKEHGVPAYVILHDATLLELLRQRPRSLDAMRHVSGIGARKLENFGEALLELLAAA; from the coding sequence ATGACGTCCGCTCTCGACATTCTCAACGAAACCTTCGGCTACCCCGCCTTCCGCGGCCAGCAGGCGGAGATCATCGAACGGGTCGCCGCCGGCGGCGACGCCCTGGTGCTGATGCCCACCGGCGGCGGCAAGTCGCTCTGCTACCAGATCCCGGCCCTGCTGCGGCCGGGCACGGCCATCGTCGTCTCGCCGCTGATCGCGTTGATGCAGGACCAGGTGGCGGCCTTGCGGGAAGCCGGCGTGCGCGCCGCCTGCATCCATTCCGGGCAGGACGCCATCGAGTCGGATAGCGCCGAACGCGACTTCGCCAGCGGCCAGCTCGATCTGGTATACGTCTCGCCGGAGCGGCTGCTGTCGCCCTATTTCACCTACCTGCTCAGCCAGGCCGAGCGCCACGGCCTCGCCCTTTTCGCCATCGACGAGGCGCATTGCGTCTCGCAGTGGGGCCACGACTTCCGCCCCGAGTACCTCAAGCTCGGCTTCCTGCACGAGCGCTGGCCGGACGTGCCGCGCATCGCGCTGACGGCCACCGCCGACGAGACGACGCGCAAGGAGATCGTCGCCAACCTGCAGCTCGGCGATGCGCGCATCTTCATCGCCAGCTTCGACCGGCCCAACATCCGCTACCAGATCGTCGAAAAGGCCAACGCCCGCGCCCAGCTGCTGGCCTTCCTGCGCGCCGAGCACGCCGGCGAGGCCGGCATCGTCTATTGCCTCTCCAGGCGCAAGGTCGAAGAGACCGCCGCCTTCCTCTGCGAAGAGGGCATCCGCGCCCTGCCCTACCACGCCGGCATGGATTCGCCCGACCGCGAGCGCAACCAGACGGCCTTCCTGCGCGAGGACGGCGTGACGATGGTGGCGACCATCGCCTTCGGCATGGGCATCGACAAGCCCGACGTGCGCTTCGTCGCCCACCTCGACCTGCCGAAGAGCATTGAAGGCTACTACCAGGAAACCGGACGCGCCGGGCGCGACGGCCTGCCCGCCGACGCCTGGATGGCCTACGGCCTCGCCGACGTCGTGCAGCAGCGGCGCATGATCCTGGAGTCGCCGGCCGACGAGCGCCACAAGCGCGTCGCCAGCGCCAAGCTCGACGCCCTGCTCGGCCTGTGCGAGACCACCGCCTGCCGCCGCCAGCGGCTGCTCGCCTATTTCGGCGAGGACAGCGGGCCCTGCGGCAACTGCGACACCTGCCTCGATCCGCCGCAGACCTGGGACGGCACCGAGGCGGTGAGGAAGGCCTTGTCCTGCGTCTACCGCACCGGCCAGCGCTTCGGCGCCGGCCACGTCATCGACGTGCTGATGGGGCGCGACGACGAGCGCGTGCGCCAGTGGGGGCACGACAGGCTGTCGACCTACGGCATCGGCGCCGACATTCCCGAGAAGGAATGGCGCGGCATCTTCCGCCAGATGGTGGCGCTCGGCCTGCTCGCCGTCGACCACGCCCATGGTTCGCTGGTCCTCACTGCCGCCAGCCGACCGGTGCTGAAGGGCGGGCAGGAAGTGCCGCTGCGCCGCGCGCCGGAGAAGAAGAAGGCCGCGACGACGAAGAGCCGCAGGATCGACGCCGATCTGTCCGCCGAGGAACATGCGCTGTGGGAACGCCTGCGCGCCTGGCGCGCCGCGACGGCAAAGGAACACGGCGTGCCCGCCTACGTCATCCTG